A single region of the Crocosphaera sp. UHCC 0190 genome encodes:
- a CDS encoding class I SAM-dependent methyltransferase: MNQLQNSIITFDPNYKYVLHVGCGPKRIEKLHSTFHGQEWKELRVDLNPAVQPDLIANIISMPQIPDNAVDAIWTSHNIEHLYAHEVPIAFKEFLRILKPGGFVLATMPDLQKAAAYIAQGKLEEPIYQSPAGPISALDICFGFGASIARGNYFMAHRTGFTVATLQQKFINCGFENVKVESKNLDLWAVAHKPQPIV; the protein is encoded by the coding sequence ATGAACCAATTACAAAATTCCATTATCACCTTTGATCCCAACTATAAATATGTTCTCCATGTCGGTTGTGGGCCAAAAAGAATCGAAAAACTGCATTCAACCTTTCACGGCCAAGAATGGAAAGAATTACGAGTAGATCTCAACCCGGCGGTACAACCTGATCTTATTGCTAATATTATTTCTATGCCCCAAATTCCCGATAATGCCGTTGATGCGATCTGGACATCCCACAATATAGAACATCTCTATGCCCATGAAGTTCCGATTGCTTTTAAAGAATTTTTACGCATATTGAAACCAGGGGGGTTTGTGTTAGCTACCATGCCAGACTTACAAAAAGCCGCCGCTTACATTGCCCAAGGAAAATTAGAAGAACCCATTTATCAGTCTCCTGCGGGGCCAATTTCTGCCCTAGATATTTGCTTTGGGTTTGGGGCATCTATTGCCCGTGGTAACTATTTTATGGCTCATAGAACAGGTTTTACTGTGGCCACCCTGCAACAGAAGTTCATTAATTGTGGATTTGAAAACGTTAAGGTAGAGAGCAAAAATTTAGACCTTTGGGCAGTAGCGCATAAACCCCAACCAATCGTTTAA
- the fabI gene encoding enoyl-ACP reductase FabI, translated as MLDLTGKNALVTGIANNRSIAWGIAQQLHKAGANLGVTYLPDEKGRFEKKVRDVVEPLNPSIFVPCNVQDEAQVAETFQAVADTWGKLDILIHCLAFADKEGLGGDFSGVSREAFSQSLEISTFSLANMAKYAKPLMSSGGSIVTLTYVGGVKVIPNYNLMGVAKAGLEMSVRYLAAELGPNNIRVNGISAGPIRTLASSAVGGILDMMRHVENVAPLKRTVTQLEVGNTAAFLCSELASGITGQIIYVDAGYEIMGM; from the coding sequence ATGTTAGATTTAACCGGAAAGAACGCGCTCGTTACAGGAATTGCCAATAATCGCTCGATCGCTTGGGGAATTGCTCAACAACTCCATAAAGCGGGGGCTAACCTCGGTGTTACCTATTTACCCGATGAAAAAGGACGTTTTGAAAAGAAAGTCAGAGATGTGGTTGAACCCCTTAACCCCTCGATTTTTGTGCCTTGTAATGTCCAAGATGAGGCCCAGGTGGCTGAAACTTTCCAAGCAGTGGCCGATACTTGGGGAAAGTTAGATATTTTAATCCATTGTTTGGCTTTTGCAGATAAGGAAGGGTTAGGGGGCGACTTTAGTGGAGTTTCCCGTGAAGCTTTTAGTCAGTCTCTGGAAATTAGTACCTTTTCTTTGGCTAATATGGCTAAATATGCTAAACCTTTGATGAGCTCAGGGGGCAGTATTGTCACTTTGACTTATGTAGGGGGCGTAAAGGTCATCCCTAATTATAATTTGATGGGAGTGGCTAAAGCGGGTTTAGAGATGAGTGTGCGCTATTTAGCGGCGGAATTAGGCCCTAATAATATTCGGGTGAATGGTATTTCTGCGGGCCCTATTCGTACTTTAGCTTCTTCTGCGGTAGGGGGCATTTTAGATATGATGCGTCATGTGGAAAATGTGGCCCCTTTGAAACGCACGGTAACTCAATTAGAAGTAGGAAATACCGCCGCTTTTTTGTGTAGTGAATTGGCTAGTGGGATCACTGGACAAATCATTTATGTGGATGCAGGTTACGAAATTATGGGAATGTAA
- the ntcA gene encoding global nitrogen regulator NtcA gives MEISVPQDKPLAAVFRRIGGGPYPPVVEPFERGKTIFFPGDPAERVYFLLKGAVKLSRVYEAGEEITVALLRENSVFGVLSLITGQRSDRFYHAVAFTPVELLSAPIEQVEQALKNNPDLSILMLQGLSSRILQTEMMIETLAHRDMGSRLVSFLLILCRDFGVPTPEGIRIDLKLSHQAIAEAIGSTRVTVTRLLGDLRQEEMISIHKKKITVHNPVVLSQQFT, from the coding sequence ATGGAAATATCTGTACCACAGGATAAACCTCTAGCAGCCGTTTTTCGCCGCATTGGTGGCGGCCCCTATCCCCCTGTCGTAGAACCCTTTGAACGGGGGAAAACGATCTTTTTCCCTGGTGATCCCGCCGAGAGAGTTTACTTTTTGCTTAAAGGTGCGGTCAAACTCTCCCGTGTCTACGAAGCAGGGGAAGAAATTACCGTGGCCTTATTGAGAGAAAATAGTGTTTTTGGGGTACTTTCCCTAATTACCGGCCAACGCTCAGATCGCTTTTATCATGCAGTGGCCTTTACCCCGGTAGAATTATTGTCTGCCCCCATTGAACAAGTAGAGCAGGCCCTAAAAAATAATCCAGATTTATCGATTTTGATGCTTCAGGGGCTGTCTTCTCGGATTTTACAAACAGAAATGATGATTGAAACCCTCGCTCACCGTGATATGGGTTCCCGTTTGGTCAGTTTTCTGTTAATTTTATGTCGGGACTTTGGTGTACCGACTCCTGAAGGGATTCGTATTGACTTAAAATTGTCTCATCAAGCGATCGCTGAGGCCATTGGATCTACCCGTGTGACTGTCACTCGTTTGTTGGGAGATTTACGTCAGGAAGAAATGATTTCTATTCATAAGAAAAAAATCACCGTTCATAATCCTGTTGTCCTTAGTCAGCAATTTACCTAA